In Fusobacterium periodonticum ATCC 33693, the following are encoded in one genomic region:
- a CDS encoding V-type ATP synthase subunit B — protein sequence MLKEYKSVQEIVGPLMIVEGVEGIKYEELVEIQTQTGEKRRGRVLEIDGDRAMIQLFEGSAGINLKDTTVRFLGKPLELGVSEDMIGRVFDGLGNPIDKGPKIIPEKRVDINGSPINPVSRDYPSEFIQTGISTIDGLNTLVRGQKLPIFSGSGLPHNNVAAQIARQAKVLGDDAKFAVVFGAMGITFEEAQFFIDDFTKTGAIDRAVLFINLANDPAIERISTPRMALTCAEYLAFEKGMHVLVILTDLTNYAEALREVSAARKEVPGRRGYPGYLYTDLSQIYERAGKIKGKPGSITQIPILTMPEDDITHPIPDLTGYITEGQIILSRELYKSGIQPPIFVIPSLSRLKDKGIGKGKTREDHADTMNQIYAAYASGREARELAVILGDSALSDADKAFAKFAENFDREYVSQGYETNRNIEETLNLGWKLLKVIPRTELKRIRTEYIDKYLNDKD from the coding sequence ATGCTTAAGGAATATAAATCAGTACAAGAAATAGTAGGACCTCTAATGATAGTTGAAGGTGTGGAAGGAATTAAATATGAAGAACTTGTAGAAATTCAAACTCAAACAGGAGAAAAAAGACGTGGTCGTGTGCTTGAAATAGATGGCGATAGAGCAATGATACAACTTTTTGAAGGATCTGCAGGTATAAATCTTAAAGATACAACAGTTAGATTTTTAGGAAAGCCACTTGAATTAGGAGTTTCTGAAGATATGATAGGGCGTGTTTTTGATGGTTTAGGAAATCCTATAGATAAGGGACCAAAAATTATTCCTGAAAAAAGAGTGGATATTAATGGTTCTCCAATCAACCCTGTTTCAAGAGATTATCCATCAGAATTTATTCAAACAGGAATTTCAACTATTGATGGACTTAATACTCTAGTTAGAGGACAAAAATTACCAATATTCTCAGGTTCAGGGCTTCCACATAACAATGTTGCAGCACAGATAGCAAGACAAGCTAAGGTGCTTGGTGATGATGCAAAATTTGCTGTTGTGTTTGGAGCAATGGGAATAACTTTTGAAGAAGCACAATTCTTTATAGATGATTTTACAAAAACAGGAGCTATTGACAGAGCAGTTCTATTTATAAATCTTGCCAATGACCCTGCCATAGAAAGAATTTCAACTCCAAGAATGGCGCTTACTTGTGCAGAATATCTTGCTTTTGAAAAGGGAATGCATGTTTTAGTTATCTTGACAGACTTGACTAACTATGCAGAAGCTCTTCGTGAAGTTTCAGCAGCTAGAAAAGAAGTTCCAGGAAGAAGAGGATATCCAGGATATCTATATACTGACCTTTCACAAATCTATGAAAGAGCAGGAAAAATTAAAGGAAAACCTGGTTCAATTACTCAAATTCCAATTTTAACTATGCCTGAAGATGATATAACTCACCCAATTCCTGACCTTACAGGATACATAACAGAAGGGCAAATAATTCTTTCAAGAGAATTATATAAGAGTGGTATCCAACCACCTATCTTTGTAATTCCTTCTCTATCAAGATTGAAAGATAAAGGAATAGGTAAGGGTAAAACAAGAGAAGACCATGCTGATACAATGAACCAAATTTATGCAGCCTATGCCTCAGGAAGAGAGGCAAGGGAACTTGCAGTAATTCTTGGAGATTCAGCACTATCAGATGCAGATAAGGCTTTTGCAAAATTTGCAGAAAATTTTGATAGGGAGTATGTAAGTCAAGGTTATGAAACAAATAGAAATATAGAAGAAACTTTAAATCTAGGTTGGAAACTTTTAAAAGTCATTCCTCGTACAGAATTAAAGAGAATAAGAACTGAATACATAGATAAGTATTTGAATGATAAAGACTAG